A region of Thermoplasmataceae archaeon DNA encodes the following proteins:
- a CDS encoding sugar phosphate nucleotidyltransferase codes for MKALITAAGQGSRSGLDGKMRKEMLPIYTKRDDRVVLRPILDCVIYEIRRTGVGEIHLVLDWEDTFTREYIEREYPSVNIIFQGERRGFGSAVLLAREYIDDENFILNAGDGIILDPSHMEAVAKRMEKFPAQNTLTLMRVDNPQKYGVASVKNVGDELRVTGVVEKPQNPESNYALCAFYVLVPEIFRYLNEDRSPERELTPAIHRSIEEGTETIGMAVDSSDWISVGVATEYVNILKRSLERCDQ; via the coding sequence ATGAAAGCACTCATAACTGCAGCTGGTCAGGGTTCACGTTCCGGCCTGGATGGAAAGATGCGGAAGGAGATGCTACCGATCTACACTAAACGCGACGATAGGGTTGTGCTGAGACCTATTCTTGACTGCGTGATATACGAAATTCGGAGGACGGGAGTTGGGGAGATTCATTTGGTCCTCGATTGGGAGGACACATTTACTCGAGAATACATAGAGAGAGAGTATCCAAGTGTTAACATCATCTTCCAAGGTGAGAGGAGAGGATTTGGATCAGCAGTATTACTGGCTAGGGAATACATCGATGACGAGAATTTTATACTTAACGCGGGTGATGGCATAATACTTGATCCCTCCCATATGGAGGCGGTAGCGAAAAGGATGGAAAAGTTTCCTGCCCAGAATACACTCACTCTGATGCGGGTCGATAACCCCCAGAAATACGGTGTGGCGTCTGTAAAAAACGTGGGAGACGAACTCAGGGTAACCGGAGTGGTGGAGAAACCACAGAATCCAGAGAGCAACTACGCCTTATGTGCATTCTATGTTCTCGTTCCGGAAATATTCAGGTACCTCAATGAGGACAGGTCTCCAGAAAGGGAGTTGACCCCTGCTATTCATAGATCTATTGAGGAAGGCACAGAAACCATTGGAATGGCAGTTGACAGCAGCGACTGGATAAGCGTTGGAGTAGCCACTGAATACGTAAACATACTGAAACGCAGCTTGGAGCGCTGTGACCAGTAG
- the agl3 gene encoding UDP-sulfoquinovose synthase produces MKVLILGVDGYIGWALALRLMKRGHSVSGADNFITRKRVREVGSQSVLPVASMETRIKDLKSAGYGNLRFFRGDVSNPDFMYKIIRETKPDTVVHLAEQRSAPYSMIGLKQANETMTKNIVSTINLVYALKDNSPKTHILKLGTMGEYGTPNIDIPEGFFEIEYNGRKDRLPFPKNAGSWYHWTKVHDSNNLMFANRVWKTRVTDVMQGVVYGTRIEEVSETGLYTRYDVDEVWGTALNRFCAQAVAGMPITPYGKGGQTRGFLPLEDSVTCLTLAIDNPPADGEYRVFNQFDRAYSVNFLAEKVKEIYEREFGKPAEIKHVDNPRVEMEAHYYNPTNENLKKLGYRSRKTLEEEILHMLEDLSKHTSRINKVSGVIMPRTFWKA; encoded by the coding sequence ATGAAAGTCCTTATACTAGGCGTAGATGGTTATATCGGATGGGCTCTCGCACTAAGGCTAATGAAAAGGGGGCACTCCGTTTCTGGCGCTGACAATTTTATAACCAGAAAGAGGGTGAGGGAAGTTGGATCCCAGTCTGTACTGCCAGTCGCTTCGATGGAGACTAGAATAAAGGACCTCAAATCAGCTGGATACGGCAACCTGAGATTTTTTAGGGGAGACGTGAGCAACCCGGATTTCATGTACAAGATCATCAGGGAAACGAAACCGGATACCGTTGTGCATCTTGCGGAGCAGAGATCCGCGCCATATTCCATGATAGGTCTCAAGCAGGCCAACGAAACCATGACCAAGAATATCGTAAGCACAATCAACCTGGTTTATGCACTGAAAGACAATTCTCCGAAAACACACATTCTAAAGCTTGGCACAATGGGAGAATACGGCACTCCAAACATTGACATCCCGGAGGGATTCTTCGAGATAGAATACAACGGCAGGAAAGATCGTTTGCCATTTCCCAAGAACGCTGGAAGCTGGTACCACTGGACCAAGGTGCATGACTCAAATAACCTGATGTTTGCAAATCGGGTCTGGAAAACGAGGGTGACGGATGTTATGCAAGGTGTGGTATATGGCACTAGGATTGAGGAGGTCTCTGAAACCGGTCTTTATACCAGGTATGACGTGGATGAGGTGTGGGGAACCGCCCTCAATAGATTCTGTGCACAAGCGGTGGCTGGCATGCCAATAACGCCATATGGAAAGGGAGGGCAGACGCGCGGTTTCCTGCCACTTGAGGACAGCGTTACCTGCCTGACACTTGCCATTGACAACCCACCTGCTGATGGTGAATACAGGGTATTCAATCAGTTTGACAGGGCATATTCCGTGAACTTCTTGGCAGAAAAAGTGAAAGAAATTTATGAGAGGGAGTTTGGAAAGCCGGCTGAAATAAAGCATGTTGACAATCCAAGGGTCGAGATGGAGGCTCATTACTACAATCCAACCAATGAAAACCTGAAAAAACTTGGATACCGGAGCAGAAAGACCCTCGAGGAAGAGATACTTCACATGCTGGAAGATCTCAGCAAGCACACATCGAGGATAAACAAGGTTTCCGGAGTAATAATGCCGAGAACATTCTGGAAGGCATAA
- a CDS encoding ABC transporter ATP-binding protein, whose translation MDEVLTVDHVAMEYRYAKSSIKTIEDISFKVRKNEFVSIIGPSGCGKSTLIRMILGLTKPTSGRILYGDKEEMGSDFRVSVVFQNSALFPWLDVLDNVELALEPMIKDRSKRREIALNNIRLVGIDGFENAYPKELSGGMKQRVAIARALSTSPDVLLLDEPFSGLDVFSAQAMREELLDLWESPVDNPNTILMVTHNVDEAVQMSDSIVILSHRPSKVIQEMPVSLKRPRNTRSDEFYKTVDRVLTIMSE comes from the coding sequence ATGGATGAGGTCCTCACAGTTGATCATGTGGCTATGGAGTACAGATATGCTAAGAGTTCAATAAAAACCATAGAGGATATTAGCTTCAAGGTCAGGAAGAATGAGTTTGTATCGATCATAGGCCCATCCGGCTGCGGAAAATCCACTCTGATTAGGATGATACTCGGGCTAACCAAACCCACATCTGGCAGGATCCTTTATGGTGACAAGGAGGAGATGGGAAGTGACTTCAGGGTTTCGGTTGTCTTCCAGAACTCAGCTCTGTTCCCGTGGCTGGACGTTCTTGATAACGTCGAACTAGCTCTCGAGCCAATGATTAAGGACAGATCAAAGAGAAGGGAGATTGCTCTGAATAACATACGACTCGTTGGAATTGATGGATTTGAGAACGCCTATCCCAAGGAGCTCTCGGGCGGTATGAAGCAACGCGTGGCCATTGCCAGGGCACTTTCCACATCACCAGATGTACTTCTCCTGGATGAGCCATTCAGCGGCCTTGATGTGTTTTCGGCCCAAGCGATGAGGGAAGAGCTTCTTGATCTATGGGAGTCACCAGTAGATAATCCCAACACGATCCTCATGGTCACCCATAATGTGGACGAAGCTGTGCAGATGAGCGATAGCATCGTTATTTTGAGCCACAGGCCGAGCAAGGTAATTCAGGAAATGCCAGTTTCCCTCAAAAGACCGAGAAACACCAGAAGCGATGAATTTTACAAAACCGTGGATCGGGTGCTTACAATAATGTCAGAATGA
- a CDS encoding MBL fold metallo-hydrolase codes for MKVKFLGGAEEVGRLAIKISEKDYDIMIDYGVIPEKPPQFPMHPDPVKSIYLTHAHLDHMGALPVYYHEYKATFYSTIMTANSMRPMLEDSIKVTNIEGYPSRFNTDDIASLYSAFQRANFGETIVDGPFQVTAQSAGHIPGSTMWNFENSRSILVTGDLYTKDTFLLNGAKPKKADILVMESTYAGKNHEERDQVVKRLKQRIKEVVEDGGKAILPSFAMGRTQELVMILSDMGFNIAVDGMGNGITGIYLNTPGFLRSQKDFSRSVGRVTQIRGRRMREQALENDVIITTSGMLDGGPVLGYIEQLMNDTKSAIFLTGYQVEGTNGRSLMENGTMKIAGATVKPNMKMEFFDLSAHAGHDELIDFVKQVDPEKIILCHGENRENLLEDLAEFDVMLPFNGHEFEVS; via the coding sequence ATGAAAGTAAAATTTTTAGGCGGAGCAGAAGAAGTAGGCAGATTAGCAATAAAGATAAGCGAGAAGGATTACGACATAATGATTGATTACGGTGTAATACCAGAAAAGCCACCACAATTCCCGATGCATCCCGATCCCGTGAAGAGTATATACTTGACGCATGCACATCTCGATCACATGGGTGCCTTGCCAGTGTATTATCATGAATATAAAGCAACATTTTATTCAACAATAATGACAGCAAACAGTATGCGTCCGATGCTTGAGGACTCAATCAAGGTCACAAACATTGAGGGGTATCCTTCCAGGTTCAATACGGATGACATAGCATCTCTATATAGTGCATTCCAGAGAGCAAATTTCGGGGAGACTATTGTGGATGGGCCATTCCAAGTCACTGCGCAATCAGCGGGGCACATCCCCGGCTCAACGATGTGGAATTTTGAGAATTCCAGATCCATTCTTGTGACTGGCGATCTGTATACAAAGGATACCTTCCTCCTGAACGGTGCAAAGCCGAAAAAAGCTGATATACTTGTAATGGAGAGTACATACGCTGGCAAGAACCATGAGGAGAGGGATCAGGTTGTAAAGAGACTCAAGCAGAGGATAAAGGAAGTTGTTGAGGACGGAGGTAAAGCCATTTTGCCATCATTTGCCATGGGCAGAACTCAGGAGCTGGTAATGATACTGAGTGACATGGGCTTCAACATCGCTGTGGATGGAATGGGCAATGGAATTACGGGGATATACCTCAATACACCTGGGTTCCTCAGATCTCAGAAGGACTTTTCAAGATCTGTTGGGCGGGTAACGCAGATCAGGGGAAGGCGGATGAGAGAGCAAGCACTTGAGAATGATGTAATAATAACAACTTCAGGTATGCTGGACGGTGGACCCGTACTCGGCTATATAGAACAGCTGATGAATGATACAAAAAGCGCAATTTTCCTGACTGGATACCAGGTAGAAGGCACTAATGGAAGGAGCCTCATGGAAAACGGCACAATGAAGATAGCTGGCGCAACGGTCAAACCGAACATGAAGATGGAATTCTTCGACCTTTCTGCGCATGCTGGCCATGATGAACTGATAGACTTTGTGAAGCAGGTAGATCCTGAAAAGATCATCCTGTGCCACGGAGAAAACCGGGAAAACCTGCTGGAAGATCTTGCGGAATTTGACGTCATGTTGCCATTCAACGGACATGAATTCGAGGTTTCATAA
- a CDS encoding S-methyl-5'-thioadenosine phosphorylase encodes MAQIGIIGGSGLYSLLNGGKSLDMETPYGRPSDKIEIGEIDGIEVAFIPRHGRKHSFPPHLVNYRANLWALKKIGVERVLAINAVGSLKEDYKPGDIVFPDQFIDFTKSRKLTFFDGPEVYHISAADPFCPDMTAELVSSAKKSGYDHHDGGTYVCIEGPRFSTRAESKMFRQFGDIIGMTLVPEINLAIEQAMCYSMIATVTDFDVWSDKPVDASEVMKIMKENEEKVSSLVEHSVRGFSRKRNCNCSRSLENAKA; translated from the coding sequence ATGGCGCAGATAGGCATAATTGGAGGGAGTGGCCTCTACAGCCTTTTAAATGGCGGGAAGTCGCTCGATATGGAAACACCTTATGGCAGGCCCTCCGACAAAATAGAGATCGGAGAGATTGATGGAATTGAGGTTGCATTTATTCCAAGGCATGGTAGGAAACACTCTTTTCCGCCGCACTTGGTAAATTACAGGGCCAATTTATGGGCACTGAAGAAGATAGGCGTTGAGCGTGTGCTGGCGATTAATGCCGTTGGTTCTCTGAAGGAAGATTACAAGCCGGGAGACATTGTCTTTCCCGACCAGTTCATAGACTTCACAAAGTCGAGGAAGCTGACTTTCTTTGACGGCCCAGAGGTTTATCATATTTCAGCCGCAGATCCTTTCTGCCCAGACATGACAGCTGAACTTGTAAGTTCTGCGAAGAAGTCAGGATACGACCACCACGATGGGGGAACATACGTGTGCATCGAGGGACCTAGATTTTCCACCAGGGCAGAATCAAAGATGTTCCGGCAGTTCGGAGACATAATTGGCATGACCCTCGTCCCAGAGATAAACCTTGCAATTGAGCAGGCAATGTGCTATTCCATGATTGCCACGGTAACGGATTTTGATGTATGGTCTGATAAGCCTGTGGATGCGTCAGAAGTCATGAAGATTATGAAGGAAAACGAAGAAAAGGTTTCCTCACTTGTTGAGCATTCCGTCAGAGGGTTCAGCAGAAAGAGGAACTGCAATTGTTCAAGATCACTTGAAAACGCAAAAGCTTGA
- a CDS encoding asparagine synthase-related protein codes for MGNKLDQKIVLLKKNLEASILKAGNSAIGFSGGLDSTIILALSDFKLKPFTVGFPGSHDLERSRYVSDELGFRLREIILDRQDLEYSIPALRALDPNITHSEMGYELVLYHLLERCPEDTVVTGQGADEIFYGYRRFMEDPGLTNASHLDKLFHFTLPREIKIANQKSKRLVTPYLDPELVRIFSGLPRDLNVSGGTNKIMLRTLAKEIELPEDVWSFRKKAAQYGSGIQPYIRKILGSY; via the coding sequence GTGGGGAATAAACTGGATCAGAAAATAGTACTCCTGAAGAAAAATCTGGAGGCAAGCATCCTAAAAGCTGGAAATTCCGCAATCGGGTTTTCCGGTGGACTTGACAGCACTATCATACTTGCCCTATCAGACTTCAAGCTTAAGCCATTCACCGTAGGGTTTCCTGGTTCCCATGACCTGGAACGATCCAGGTATGTGTCCGACGAACTTGGATTTCGTCTCAGGGAGATTATTCTCGATCGACAGGACCTGGAGTACTCAATTCCCGCACTGAGGGCTTTGGACCCTAATATTACGCATTCAGAGATGGGATACGAGCTTGTTCTGTATCATTTGCTTGAGAGGTGTCCTGAAGATACCGTGGTCACTGGACAGGGAGCGGATGAAATTTTTTATGGATACCGGAGGTTCATGGAGGATCCGGGATTAACAAACGCAAGCCATCTGGACAAGCTCTTTCATTTTACGCTTCCTAGAGAAATTAAAATTGCGAATCAAAAGTCTAAAAGACTGGTAACTCCTTATCTTGACCCGGAACTGGTACGAATTTTCTCAGGATTGCCCAGAGATCTTAATGTTAGTGGCGGTACAAACAAGATAATGCTCAGGACTCTTGCCAAAGAGATCGAACTGCCTGAGGATGTTTGGTCATTTAGAAAAAAAGCCGCACAGTACGGGTCCGGCATACAACCTTATATAAGAAAGATCCTTGGCTCTTATTGA
- a CDS encoding PINc/VapC family ATPase has protein sequence MDYVPDTSVIVDGRFSAFISSKEGSHVILSEAMLAEIEHQANEGRSIGHAGLGELKALRSLANEGKIYLDIYGKRPGDWQIRRAKSGEIDEIIRNTAMENDAILVTGDNIQRDLAIIKGIRVEYLEASQKAVRNIEDFFDSETSSVHLKANLRPVLKKGMPGFVRMERLESASTRQELETIASGIIKRGKFEDESFVEMDMFGATVIQLKNIRVVITRPPFSDDLEITAVRPIKKLSLEDYHLDPKIIDRLTVGANGILVAGAPGAGKSTFVQALAEYFSSLDKTVKTMEKPRDLQLINDITQYTGLEGSMEKTGDILLLVRTDYTVFDEMRVTSDFHVYSDLRLAGVGMVGVVHATRPVDAFYRFIGRIELGLIPQVIDTILFIDAGRVRTVLVTEYTVKVPSGMSQEDLSRPVIVVKEFPSGKPLHEIYTFGDQIVMVPVQREDSSLFSLAADRIREEISKYLNTSDVQVKMTTASRAVVSVPEKYIPRLIGKKGSNISELEERLKIRIEVEPISGGSALQKRPVDVQVKNKIMYLSIGEKNRNVKIFLDDIMVLQARSSAKGIIRLKLDSDTGSAIYQQMKNGKKLEFLPEE, from the coding sequence GTGGATTACGTTCCGGATACGTCCGTTATTGTTGACGGCAGGTTCAGCGCTTTCATATCCTCTAAGGAGGGGTCGCATGTCATACTTTCTGAGGCTATGCTGGCAGAAATAGAGCACCAGGCAAATGAGGGCAGGTCCATAGGCCATGCGGGGCTTGGTGAACTGAAAGCTCTCAGATCCTTGGCCAATGAAGGGAAGATATACCTGGACATTTATGGGAAGCGCCCCGGCGACTGGCAAATACGGAGAGCAAAAAGCGGAGAAATAGATGAGATCATAAGGAATACCGCTATGGAGAATGACGCAATTCTGGTCACTGGAGATAACATACAGAGGGACCTCGCCATAATTAAGGGCATACGGGTGGAATACCTTGAGGCTTCACAGAAAGCTGTAAGGAATATAGAGGATTTCTTTGACAGCGAAACCTCATCTGTGCACCTGAAGGCAAACCTGAGACCGGTACTGAAGAAAGGCATGCCAGGATTTGTGAGGATGGAGCGGCTTGAATCGGCTTCAACAAGGCAGGAGCTTGAGACAATTGCGTCGGGCATTATCAAGCGTGGGAAATTTGAGGATGAATCCTTTGTGGAAATGGACATGTTCGGGGCAACTGTGATACAGTTGAAAAACATCAGGGTCGTTATTACCAGACCTCCATTCTCCGATGACCTTGAGATCACTGCTGTCAGGCCCATAAAGAAACTAAGCCTCGAGGACTACCATCTTGATCCGAAAATCATAGACCGCCTCACAGTGGGCGCAAATGGCATTCTTGTAGCCGGTGCACCCGGAGCTGGAAAAAGTACGTTTGTTCAAGCTCTCGCAGAGTATTTCAGCTCTCTTGACAAGACGGTGAAGACCATGGAGAAGCCACGCGACCTTCAGCTAATTAATGATATTACACAGTACACGGGTCTCGAGGGATCCATGGAGAAGACGGGGGATATTCTTCTGCTTGTGAGGACTGATTACACGGTTTTTGATGAGATGAGGGTGACCTCCGATTTCCACGTATATTCCGACCTGCGCCTGGCTGGCGTTGGAATGGTCGGCGTGGTTCATGCCACCAGGCCAGTTGACGCATTCTACAGATTTATCGGTCGCATTGAATTGGGGCTTATCCCACAGGTCATAGATACTATACTATTCATAGACGCTGGTAGGGTAAGGACAGTCCTAGTTACCGAGTACACGGTCAAGGTGCCCAGCGGGATGAGCCAAGAGGATCTTTCCCGACCGGTCATCGTTGTCAAAGAATTCCCTTCGGGAAAACCCCTGCATGAAATATACACATTCGGGGACCAGATTGTAATGGTGCCAGTACAGAGAGAGGATTCTTCACTATTTTCCCTTGCAGCTGACCGCATAAGGGAGGAGATTTCAAAATACCTCAATACATCGGATGTGCAGGTGAAGATGACAACCGCAAGCAGGGCAGTGGTATCCGTACCGGAAAAGTACATCCCGAGGCTCATAGGAAAAAAGGGATCCAATATTTCAGAACTGGAAGAGCGTCTGAAGATCAGGATTGAGGTGGAGCCAATATCTGGTGGATCAGCCCTCCAGAAGAGACCAGTCGATGTTCAGGTAAAGAACAAGATAATGTATCTTTCAATTGGAGAGAAGAACAGGAACGTGAAAATCTTTCTCGACGACATAATGGTGCTTCAGGCAAGAAGTTCCGCAAAGGGAATCATACGACTGAAACTGGACAGCGACACGGGTTCAGCCATTTACCAGCAAATGAAAAATGGGAAGAAACTGGAATTCCTCCCGGAAGAATAA